A DNA window from Aquarana catesbeiana isolate 2022-GZ linkage group LG01, ASM4218655v1, whole genome shotgun sequence contains the following coding sequences:
- the ADORA2A gene encoding adenosine receptor A2a isoform X2, whose product MNAATTSKDWYNSLVTSRRANVTIGVCWLLSFVIGLTPMLGWHKKDPYPQNSSCSTPLVECLFEKVVTMDYMVYFNFFACVLVPLLLMLGIYLHIFMAARRQLKQIELKITCGERTRSTLQREVHAAKSLAIIVGLFAICWLPLHIINCFTLFCKACDRPPVLLMYFAILFSHANSVVNPLIYAYRIREFRLTFHKILRQYLFGRVQPPKTRTASGKSMTYADEELNGTTRISYNGCTENHGSSCDRKGAWHQNGFPSSVKFEQTTIHEAESQQKEKLINS is encoded by the exons atgaacgcagccaccacatctaaggactg GTACAACAGCCTTGTGACTAGTCGAAGAGCCAATGTGACTATTGGAGTATGCTGGCTGTTGTCTTTTGTGATTGGCCTTACCCCCATGTTGGGCTGGCACAAGAAGGACCCCTACCCTCAAAACTCATCATGTAGTACTCCTTTGGTAGAGTGCCTGTTTGAAAAAGTTGTGACAATGGATTATATGGTTTACTTCAATTTCTTTGCCTGTGTCTTGGTGCCTCTTTTACTCATGCTTGGCATTTACTTGCACATTTTTATGGCAGCACGACGGCAGTTGAAACAGATAGAGCTAAAAATAACTTGTGGGGAACGCACAAGATCGACTCTGCAACGTGAAGTCCATGCCGCCAAGTCTTTAGCCATCATTGTGGGTTTGTTTGCCATTTGCTGGTTGCCCCTGCATATCATTAACTGCTTCACTCTCTTCTGTAAGGCTTGTGATCGTCCTCCAGTTTTACTCATGTACTTTGCCATCCTGTTTTCTCATGCCAATTCAGTGGTGAATCCACTCATTTATGCCTATCGTATACGTGAGTTCCGCCTTACCTTTCATAAGATCTTACGACAATACTTGTTTGGTCGGGTGCAGCCTCCTAAGACACGCACTGCCAGTGGCAAATCAATGACATATGCAGATGAGGAGTTGAATGGCACCACCAGGATTAGTTATAATGGCTGCACTGAAAACCATGGGAGTAGTTGTGACCGGAAAGGGGCTTGGCATCAAAATGGCTTTCCTTCTAGTGTGAAATTTGAACAGACGACAATTCACGAGGCCGAGAGCCAACAAAAAGAGAAACTTATAAACTCTTGA